In Dioscorea cayenensis subsp. rotundata cultivar TDr96_F1 unplaced genomic scaffold, TDr96_F1_v2_PseudoChromosome.rev07_lg8_w22 25.fasta BLBR01001640.1, whole genome shotgun sequence, the following proteins share a genomic window:
- the LOC120256777 gene encoding INO80 complex subunit D-like codes for MGSATASKHHPAPARSMKRDPSAELLESLDASHNPALAPDPGAVDLMDCGDGDEDEGLRTAVFLSREEVLRRRSRRLKRLAKYYKDQYWALLEEVKVRHRHYYWDFGKSPFVGEDRESGGNEGGAVEGSDERGFGAGDGGKKGERERCGVSGCKACAMPLTRFCHSHILLDGKQTLYKACSYVIKSAQSGQIICGKPVLRAAVPSLCLNHFQKAQKHVSQALKKAGLNVSSSSRPPPKFHIIMAEYVRQIQAKRREALNTTIETVRDEDEKIC; via the exons ATGGGCTCCGCCACCGCGAGCAAGCACCACCCGGCGCCGGCGAGGTCGATGAAGCGCGACCCCTCGGCGGAGCTCCTTGAAAGCCTCGACGCTAGCCACAACCCTGCTTTGGCTCCTGATCCTGGTGCCGTCGATCTGATGGACTGTGGGGACGGGGACGAGGACGAGGGGCTCAGGACCGCGGTGTTTCTCTCCCGGGAGGAGGTTCTTCGGCGGCGATCTAGGAGGTTGAAGCGGCTGGCAAAGTATTACAAGGATCAGTATTGGGCGTTGTTGGAGGAGGTGAAGGTGAGACATCGGCATTATTACTGGGACTTTGGGAAGAGTCCGTTTGTAGGGGAGGATAGGGAGAGTGGTGGAAATGAGGGGGGCGCGGTGGAGGGGAGTGACGAGAGG GGGTTTGGGGCTGGGGATGGGGGGAAGAAGGGGGAGAGGGAGAGATGTGGGGTTTCTGGGTGTAAGGCTTGTGCGATGCCGTTGACGAGGTTttgccactcccacatattgTTGGATGGGAAGCAGACGCTTTACAAGGCTTGTAGTTATGTGATTAAGAG TGCGCAAAGTGGGCAAATTATTTGCGGGAAACCTGTGCTTAGAGCTGCTGTCCCCTCTCTCTGCCTTAATCACTTTCAGAAGGCTCAGAAACATGTATCTCAAGCTTTAAAGAAGGCTGGTCTTAATGTATCATCTTCAAGTAGACCTCCTCcaaaatttcatattataatgGCTGAATATGTGCGCCAAATTCAAGCTAAAAGAAGAGAAGCTTTGAATACTACCATTGAGACTGTCAGAGATGAGGATGAAAAGATCTGCTGA
- the LOC120256776 gene encoding phosphoglycolate phosphatase 1A, chloroplastic-like, producing MMLVSRVAALSFVSLPNRTLFSSPSSLFPPVRLRNSRMASFSPVRASAQKLQKPDELIDSVETFIFDCDGVIWKGDSLIDGVPQTLDMLRSKGKRLVFVTNNSTKSRKQYGKKFETLGLNVNEEEIFASSFAAAAYLKSIDFPKDKKVYVIGEDGILKELELAGFQYLGGPADGDKKIELKPGFYMEHDENVGAVVVGFDRYFNYYKVQYGTLCIRENPGCLFIATNRDAVTHLTDAQEWAGGGSMVGAIRGSTQKEPLVVGKPSTFMMDYLSNKFGILKSQICMVGDRLDTDILFGQNGGCKTLLVLSGVTNLQMLQSPDNNIQPDFYTNKVSDFLTLKAAAV from the exons ATGATGCTTGTGAGCAGGGTCGCTGCTCTCTCCTTCGTCTCCCTCCCAAATCGCACTCTCTTCTCCTCTCCCTCCTCTCTATTCCCACCTGTGAGGCTCCGCAATTCGAGAATGGCTTCGTTCTCCCCGGTCCGCGCATCGGCGCAGAAGCTCCAGAAACCTGACGAGCTCATCGACTCCGTCGAGACCTTCATCTTTGATTGCGATg GCGTCATATGGAAAGGGGATAGCTTGATTGATGGCGTGCCACAAACCCTTGATATGCTTCGCTCCAAA GGGAAAAGATTGGTTTTTGTGACAAATAATTCTACCAAGTCTAGGAAGCAGTATGGGAAGAAATTTGAGACCTTGGGTTTGAATGTCAATGAG gaagagatttttgCATCATCTTTTGCAGCAGCAGCCTATCTGAAGTCAATTGACTTCCCTAAAGATAAGAAG GTATATGTGATTGGTGAGGATGGAATCTTAAAGGAACTAGAGCTTGCTGGTTTTCAGTACCTAGGTGGTCCG GCAGATGGTGACAAAAAGATAGAGTTGAAACCTGGTTTCTATATGGAGCATGACGAGAAT GTTGGAGCTGTTGTGGTTGGTTTTGATCGTTATTTCAACTACTACAAAGTTCA GTATGGAACACTTTGCATACGTGAAAATCCCGGTTGTCTTTTTATTGCAACAAATCGTGATGCTGTAACTCACCTCACAGATGCTCAAGAATGGGCAG GTGGTGGTTCCATGGTCGGTGCAATCCGTGGATCAACTCAAAAAGAGCCTCTTGTCGTAGGAAAGCCGTCAACTTTTATGATGGACTACCTATCAAACAA GTTTGGGATTCTCAAGTCACAAATATGCATGGTCGGAGATCGATTGGATACCGATATCCTGTTTGGACAAAATGGTGGCTGTAAAACTCTCCTTGTTCTATCAG GTGTTACCAACCTTCAAATGCTTCAAAGCCCTGACAACAACATACAACCAGATTTCTACACCAACAAAGTTTCAGACTTCCTCACTCTTAAAGCTGCAGCAGTCTGA